The region AACCTCGGGATCAGATGGTGTCGTTTTACTGTTATTATACCGGCGTCGCTGCGGACCCCGACAACATGTTCACGCAAATGTTGACAGGTGTCAGTCAGGAAGTGGGTTTTCACCGGCTCATCATCGGGTGTCCTGTTGAAGGCGGTGGTCTGATTCCCGGGCAGGCATTCAATATGGCCGTCTGGATCGAACAGTGGCGCCTTCTGGGGGGGATGTACCAGGTTCCGGTTTATTTTGTCACTTATGAGGAGATGGTGGAAAACAAGGTGGAAACCATTGGCCGGATCGCCCGCTTTCTTGACCGGCCCCTGTCCAGGGAAGAGTGCAAAAAAATTGCGGAAACAACCGATTTCAAAAAACCTTCGGCAACCATGAAAAAGGAGGATGTCCCGGAAAAATTTAAACGGAAAGGTATTGTCGGAGATTGGCGAAACTATTTTTCAGAAAGCAATAAACTTCTCTTCAAGGCCGTCAATGGAGAAATTCTCACAAAACTGGGGTACGAAAGTGGGGATGACTGGTAAGGTTGTGAGGGTCTCGGCACTGGGCTGCCACCGTTCCGTAAACTCTTCCCTGTGCTGTCAAATGATGTTCAAATACTGGTCAAGACGTGACATCAACCCAATCTGTTCCCAACGGTGATCCACGGACGGACATTCCCGACAGCCCAAAATGCCCGACCTGCCAATCCACGGATGTGGTGGTTTGCAAGATTTATCTTACGGCTCACAATGGTGACCGGACCCTGCGCCGGTGTTGCGGATGTGGAACGCATTTTTCTGAAACGCATGGAACGCCCATGGAGGATCTCAAATCTCCGATCATCAAGGTGGCCTCTGCTTTGAAAATTCGCAGTGAAGGCATGGGGCTTCGGGCAACAGCCCGCGTGATGGGCACCCATAAGAACACGATCAGCGAATGGGAAAAGAGATTCGCTGACCAGAAAGAAACGTTGATGCTGTATGCCTTTTGCCATCAATTCGTATCCCTCACCTTTGAAGGGGACGAGCTGTACACCATCGTGGGGAAACGTGCGGAACCGCTTGAATCCAAGGGCTGGACAGCTGTCATCGTGGAACGTGGCAGTCGATTTCTCGTGGATCAGCAGTGTGGAGTGAAGGATGCCGATTTGTTTACTGCGGTCATGAGTACGGTCTGCCAGTCCATTGACCAGACACAGAATTTAACATTCCTGTCAGATGGGGAACGGCGTTACGGCAAGATATTATTTTCCTTATGTTCAGAGGCATTGCAAACGGGGAGCAAAGGTCGTCCACCCAAGGTTCTTCCAAGTATGCCAAGTCTGAAGATGGTCTCCAGCGCACGCTGGATGCTCAATTGGTCATCGACAATTTTGTCCGTCCTCATTGGACGACCGGAGTGGTGCTGGCAGTCAAGTTGGGTATCAAGAAGGCACCCTTGCGCCTTGAAGACATATTGGCCATGAAAAGGGCTGCCTGAAGGCACAGGACAGGCAGGGAGCGTCTGCCCCACGGTCCATCTCGGAACGGTCGAAGCCCACTGCCGCAGGAAGAAACGCCAAGTCTATCCCCGCGCGTGCGGGGAACCGTGTTTTTTCTGGATGTCTCTGGATGATGAATTGGTGGAGCCGGGGGGAATCGAACCCCCGACTTCAGCATTGCGAACGCTGCGCTCTCCCATCTGAGCTACGGCCCCACGACGACAGGCGGCGATTATCTACGGCTGATTGTTAAAATGCAAGCCAAAAGACGACCATGCCGAGAAGAACACGATAGACGACAAAGGGGGTCAGATTGTGGCGGCGCAGCCAGCCCAGCAACCAGTGGATCACAGCCAAGGCTGAAAGGGTGGCGGCCAGAAAGGCGACGCCAATCTGTAGCCAAGCGGCGAGAGGAATTTTTTCGTGCAGGAGTTCCTTGATATCCAAAATGCCGACGGCAATTCCGATGGGAATGGCCAGGAAAAAGGCAAATCGGGCAGATGCCTCCCGATTAAAACCGAGGAAGAGGGCAGCGGTGATGGTGATGCCAGAACGCGAGGTTCCCGGGACGAGCGCCAGGGTCTGGGCCATGCCGATCAACAAGGCCTCCCGCAGGGTGAGCGTGTCGAGAGAACGCACCAGGGATGCGCGCCGATCAGCCAACCAGAGCAGTAGGCCATAAAAAATCAACGTGCTGCCTACAACCCGTGGATCCCGGGCAGAACCTTCCACATATCCCTTGATCAGGACGCCCGTCACACCAGCGGGAATGGTTGCCAAACCAATGGCCCATGCCATGCGTCCCTGTGGGTTGTCGGCCATCCCCCCACCGGACAGAGTGCGAAACCATCCCTGTGCCAACCCAAAGACATCCTGGCGAAAATAGATGATCAGGGCCAGGAGGGTTGCCGTATTGAGCGCCATGTCGAACAACAGGCCCTGATCCTGCCACTGAAAAAAATAGGGTACGAGAATCAGGTGACCGGAGGAACTGACCGGGAGCAGTTCAGTGACACCCTGAATGAGACCCAGGATAATCCCGTGAAGCCATTCCATGCTGTATTCTCTCCTTGTCTTCCATGCAAAATTCTCGACTATTGCCCGGAATCGCCGGGGCAGGGGCGATGCTTGAAAAGGCGGTTTGAAAACACTGGGCTCAGTAAAGAACCCGGTTAAGATACAAGCCATGCGCTGGTGCCGTCGCACCAGCCAAGCTCCGCTCTCGACTGGCCAACACCTTCGCAAACCAGGAAGCGGACTCTTTTTCCTGTCCGACCAGAGCCATGGATCCGACAATATTTCTGACCATGTGGTGCAAAAAACCGTTTGCCCCCAGAATAATCCGAATCTCTCTATCCTGGCGATGCACTTCGCAGCGGCTGAGAGTCCGCACCGGCGATCTGGCCTGGCACTGGGCGGCGCGGAAGGCGGAAAAATCATGGGTTCCCAACAGAAAACCCGCCGCTTGCCGCATCGCCCTCGCGTCGAGGGCCGCAGGATAATGCCAAACTCGACCTCGATCCAGGGCAGACGGCGTTTCCCGGTCGGAGATGCGGTATACATACTCCCGGTATCGGGCTGAATACCGGGCATGAAACGTATCGGGAACTTTCGTGACGCGCAACACCGTCAAGGCATGCGGCGTGGTTGCATTCAGGGCGCGCAGCAGAACATTTTCCGGGCGAGGTCGCGGTGTATCAAAATGGGCCACCTGACCCAAGGCATGCACTCCCGCATCCGTGCGTCCTGCACCGATCAACGTGACAGGATGACCACATAGGCGGGTCAGGGACTCTTCGAGAACCCCTTGCAGCGTCACACCCGCGGCCTGCCGTTGCCAGCCGGAAAAAGCCTCGCCGGCATACTCAAGATCAAGGCGAAAGCGAACCGGGGGGGGCGGTTCCAAGGTTTGGGGTACGCTCATCCTGGTGGGAACGTCCTCGTTGCAGCCAGATGATGCATCAGGCGATTTTCCAGGACGTTGCCCGCATTGTGAAGAGAATTGGCGGACGGTGGCGTGATGGACGGTTCCCTTTCAATGGCCATTGCCTATATCCTGGCGTGGAGGGATCGAGCGGTCGAAGCAGCTCCCAGGCACACTTGGCCCAGGCACACTTGGAATATGAGCAGGGAAAGAGCGAAGGACCATGAAAATTTTTTCTCTTTATAATTTTAAAGGCGGCGTGGGAAAAACCACCAACACGGTCAATTTGGCCCACCTTTCCGCGCTGGAGGGAACACGCACCGTCATCTGGGATCTGGATCCACAAGGTGGTACCAGCTTTTTTTTGT is a window of Magnetococcales bacterium DNA encoding:
- a CDS encoding helix-turn-helix domain-containing protein, whose protein sequence is MEDLKSPIIKVASALKIRSEGMGLRATARVMGTHKNTISEWEKRFADQKETLMLYAFCHQFVSLTFEGDELYTIVGKRAEPLESKGWTAVIVERGSRFLVDQQCGVKDADLFTAVMSTVCQSIDQTQNLTFLSDGERRYGKILFSLCSEALQTGSKGRPPKVLPSMPSLKMVSSARWMLNWSSTILSVLIGRPEWCWQSSWVSRRHPCALKTYWP
- a CDS encoding undecaprenyl-diphosphate phosphatase yields the protein MEWLHGIILGLIQGVTELLPVSSSGHLILVPYFFQWQDQGLLFDMALNTATLLALIIYFRQDVFGLAQGWFRTLSGGGMADNPQGRMAWAIGLATIPAGVTGVLIKGYVEGSARDPRVVGSTLIFYGLLLWLADRRASLVRSLDTLTLREALLIGMAQTLALVPGTSRSGITITAALFLGFNREASARFAFFLAIPIGIAVGILDIKELLHEKIPLAAWLQIGVAFLAATLSALAVIHWLLGWLRRHNLTPFVVYRVLLGMVVFWLAF
- the truA gene encoding tRNA pseudouridine(38-40) synthase TruA, producing the protein MSVPQTLEPPPPVRFRLDLEYAGEAFSGWQRQAAGVTLQGVLEESLTRLCGHPVTLIGAGRTDAGVHALGQVAHFDTPRPRPENVLLRALNATTPHALTVLRVTKVPDTFHARYSARYREYVYRISDRETPSALDRGRVWHYPAALDARAMRQAAGFLLGTHDFSAFRAAQCQARSPVRTLSRCEVHRQDREIRIILGANGFLHHMVRNIVGSMALVGQEKESASWFAKVLASRERSLAGATAPAHGLYLNRVLY